In a genomic window of Amyelois transitella isolate CPQ chromosome 29, ilAmyTran1.1, whole genome shotgun sequence:
- the LOC106140754 gene encoding androgen-dependent TFPI-regulating protein-like isoform X4, whose product MRLVQVYHFINFSIALFVSCWGCGIIYNISDYYMSVPDIEVLAKYLSAYATFWNYSFQTIFLSLALAYDVLEWLNKHETSIGTKIRYWRDIVFTALVVPFTCFVTGMFWSVYTIDRELVFPMVYDAIVPWWFNHCVHTNIAVVVVLETLLQPRRKPVNFKLELLINTSVSVLYAVVYYSIYFFAHRWLYGVFGVMTWWQVCLFQLFIWASVFFFYWIQYPINRMIHGSEPEMDVKEVAKEHKDYKEDERITEKTNGIVQTESYEDRNGSVKNPDLLSAPFATKSWSLKYRLIREQFENSRL is encoded by the exons ATGAGACTCGTACAAGTTTatcattttatcaatttttctaTAGCATTATTTGTGTCGTGTTGGGGATGtggaattatatataatatatcggATTATTACATGTCAGTGCCGGATATAGAAGTGCTTGCTAAATATCTGAGCGCATACGCAACTTTTTGGAATTAC AGTTTCCAAACGATCTTCCTCAGCCTGGCTCTAGCGTACGACGTGTTAGAGTGGCTGAACAAGCACGAGACATCAATAGGGACCAAGATTCGATACTGGAGGGACATTGTGTTCACCGCGCTGGTGGTGCCTTTCACATGC TTCGTAACCGGCATGTTCTGGTCGGTCTATACCATAGACAGGGAATTGGTGTTCCCCATGGTCTACGACGCCATAGTGCCCTGGTGGTTCAATCACTGCGTCCACACCAACATAGCTGTGGTGGTGGTGTTGGAGACGCTTCTTCAGCCGAGGAGGAAGCCGGTCAACTTCAAGCTGGAACTGCTCATTAATACTTCCGTGTCTGTGCTGTATGCTGTGGT ataCTACAGCATATACTTCTTCGCACACCGCTGGCTGTACGGCGTCTTCGGTGTGATGACCTGGTGGCAAGTCTGCCTGTTCCAACTCTTCATCTGGGCGTCAGTCTTCTTTTTCTACTGGATCCAATATCCCATCAACAGAATGATCCACGGATCTGAACCAGAGATGGATGTAAAAGAAGTAGCGAAAGAACATAAAGATTATAAAGAAGATGAAAGAATCACAGAGAAGACGAACGGTATTGTCCAAACTGAGAGTTATGAAGATAGGAATGGTTCAGTTAAAAATCCAGACTTACTATCGGCGCCGTTTGCGACTAAATCTTGGAGTCTCAAATACAGATTGATTCGGGAACAGTTTGAAAATTCtagattataa
- the LOC106140754 gene encoding androgen-dependent TFPI-regulating protein-like isoform X2, with protein MFMHSLNECLVNKKGVLKMKLLFHFVAFLVSILCSIVGYKICTVTAIEYTHLTAIDNLHRFWLGYGTIWSFSFQTIFLSLALAYDVLEWLNKHETSIGTKIRYWRDIVFTALVVPFTCFVTGMFWSVYTIDRELVFPMVYDAIVPWWFNHCVHTNIAVVVVLETLLQPRRKPVNFKLELLINTSVSVLYAVVYYSIYFFAHRWLYGVFGVMTWWQVCLFQLFIWASVFFFYWIQYPINRMIHGSEPEMDVKEVAKEHKDYKEDERITEKTNGIVQTESYEDRNGSVKNPDLLSAPFATKSWSLKYRLIREQFENSRL; from the exons ATGTTCATGCATTCTTTAAATGAGTGTTTAGTGAATAAAAAAGgtgtattaaaaatgaaattattatttcattttgttgcGTTTCTTGTTTCAATTCTTTGTTCCATCGTCgggtataaaatatgtacagtgACAGCTATTGAGTATACCCATCTTACGGCGATAGATAATTTGCATCGATTTTGGCTCGGCTACGGTACTATATGGagtttt AGTTTCCAAACGATCTTCCTCAGCCTGGCTCTAGCGTACGACGTGTTAGAGTGGCTGAACAAGCACGAGACATCAATAGGGACCAAGATTCGATACTGGAGGGACATTGTGTTCACCGCGCTGGTGGTGCCTTTCACATGC TTCGTAACCGGCATGTTCTGGTCGGTCTATACCATAGACAGGGAATTGGTGTTCCCCATGGTCTACGACGCCATAGTGCCCTGGTGGTTCAATCACTGCGTCCACACCAACATAGCTGTGGTGGTGGTGTTGGAGACGCTTCTTCAGCCGAGGAGGAAGCCGGTCAACTTCAAGCTGGAACTGCTCATTAATACTTCCGTGTCTGTGCTGTATGCTGTGGT ataCTACAGCATATACTTCTTCGCACACCGCTGGCTGTACGGCGTCTTCGGTGTGATGACCTGGTGGCAAGTCTGCCTGTTCCAACTCTTCATCTGGGCGTCAGTCTTCTTTTTCTACTGGATCCAATATCCCATCAACAGAATGATCCACGGATCTGAACCAGAGATGGATGTAAAAGAAGTAGCGAAAGAACATAAAGATTATAAAGAAGATGAAAGAATCACAGAGAAGACGAACGGTATTGTCCAAACTGAGAGTTATGAAGATAGGAATGGTTCAGTTAAAAATCCAGACTTACTATCGGCGCCGTTTGCGACTAAATCTTGGAGTCTCAAATACAGATTGATTCGGGAACAGTTTGAAAATTCtagattataa
- the LOC106140754 gene encoding androgen-dependent TFPI-regulating protein-like isoform X1 produces the protein MDALWQDTNIFYNVLCFLITENEKLFDRSDARLYWKTVAHVIVIIHHAYIAVFANTLDLASNSVLKIRDLYTFRLGYLTGWNFSFQTIFLSLALAYDVLEWLNKHETSIGTKIRYWRDIVFTALVVPFTCFVTGMFWSVYTIDRELVFPMVYDAIVPWWFNHCVHTNIAVVVVLETLLQPRRKPVNFKLELLINTSVSVLYAVVYYSIYFFAHRWLYGVFGVMTWWQVCLFQLFIWASVFFFYWIQYPINRMIHGSEPEMDVKEVAKEHKDYKEDERITEKTNGIVQTESYEDRNGSVKNPDLLSAPFATKSWSLKYRLIREQFENSRL, from the exons ATGGACGCGTTGTGGCAAGACACGAACATATTTTACAacgttttatgttttttgataACTGAAAACGAGAAGTTATTCGACAGAAGTGACGCTAGGTTGTATTGGAAGACGGTGGCCCACGTTATTGTTATAATACATCACGCTTATATTGCCGTTTTCGCGAATACATTGGATTTAGCAAGCAATTCAGTGTTAAAAATAAGAGATTTGTACACTTTCCGATTGGGTTATTTGACCGGTTGGAATTTC AGTTTCCAAACGATCTTCCTCAGCCTGGCTCTAGCGTACGACGTGTTAGAGTGGCTGAACAAGCACGAGACATCAATAGGGACCAAGATTCGATACTGGAGGGACATTGTGTTCACCGCGCTGGTGGTGCCTTTCACATGC TTCGTAACCGGCATGTTCTGGTCGGTCTATACCATAGACAGGGAATTGGTGTTCCCCATGGTCTACGACGCCATAGTGCCCTGGTGGTTCAATCACTGCGTCCACACCAACATAGCTGTGGTGGTGGTGTTGGAGACGCTTCTTCAGCCGAGGAGGAAGCCGGTCAACTTCAAGCTGGAACTGCTCATTAATACTTCCGTGTCTGTGCTGTATGCTGTGGT ataCTACAGCATATACTTCTTCGCACACCGCTGGCTGTACGGCGTCTTCGGTGTGATGACCTGGTGGCAAGTCTGCCTGTTCCAACTCTTCATCTGGGCGTCAGTCTTCTTTTTCTACTGGATCCAATATCCCATCAACAGAATGATCCACGGATCTGAACCAGAGATGGATGTAAAAGAAGTAGCGAAAGAACATAAAGATTATAAAGAAGATGAAAGAATCACAGAGAAGACGAACGGTATTGTCCAAACTGAGAGTTATGAAGATAGGAATGGTTCAGTTAAAAATCCAGACTTACTATCGGCGCCGTTTGCGACTAAATCTTGGAGTCTCAAATACAGATTGATTCGGGAACAGTTTGAAAATTCtagattataa
- the LOC106135379 gene encoding fibronectin type III domain-containing protein 1 isoform X1, with protein MKRSRHRWLGFTGICVMLVIASLPSTSAVRATSLIFAKTTSTTASPEELTADDEVQTEATPEGESTNSTSKLSGIPQIDYIYDPNLPRELNGYNLSEYPFYEAVPPPETMDFKCDGLHDGFYASVPHKCQVYHHCLFGTRYDFLCANYTAFDQKTFICHFVSEVDCKNSPNYYNRNEALYKATTQAPPPPPPTTTTTTTTTRPPRAGGRRRPYHRYEYYDDDYYDARDDYDYGSRRRPRPGRPGKRRPHDDYDDDRYERRPRPRDEPADEDYEDRRPYHRPGKRPYNEQRRPYDDDEDRRTYRPGSRRQRPRDEDDERYRDEDERPRAGQRDQKREDARPRPNKFRPRDEIKPRDEIRPRDEVKADDKPREEIRPRDEKRTRDDPRDRPTFRSRDEGKPRDEIRPRDEIKPRDERRPSRDETTAPEKSSRPRDDRYQSNEGRRHREERPYRREERPYNDRNYDEDRNVEEKREVPTAPEGQGLVKPNGHGIFSKPRMPPKIKRPVPENVKNKYEYVTVTTTKAPPKVDDEYYDDYEEEDTRRPSSSGKSSSVQQRPREPMEKEKFKPTRPHAPASYKDRRNKKPSGYDDEYYDTEWKDRRPSPKPLKSLPVREAMDDYYYDYDDKKDNRKIIPKEEDAPTKGRQMVRVIKRPFLPSRGGSPYLPRGLQPVAGKDMTVPPNTTPKPTTTTTTTTTTTTTTTTPPPPPPTTTTTTTTTTQQSTTSHTTEPPTTQHLKIPEDEYEYYDEDDIEYEGKDKKETTTHLSAPTTTEEEVKTNEPETTTVQLTTPEEQAKSLATKVLRVYNDNYEAIREKLESTLSPGDYIKPYLNFNAHVATEAPAKHIIAPKPEISKPYTATGKPVIPENISIKHNLADSIENEYDVRLNEAITPNLPNVNIRVPSGFVPSNRDYTYSRFRNNFAPAEPQYAASELSNYQVRKRPQVSGVSLRTPNSFYLQPQRAVSYEDGAQRYPRQLVYRQVVGNFF; from the exons ATGAAGAGATCCCGTCACCGATGGCTGGGTTTCACTggaatat GTGTAATGTTGGTCATCGCGTCTCTTCCATCCACTTCAGCAGTCCGAGCTACGTCATTGATCTTCGCGAAGACCACCAGCACGACCGCGTCTCCTGAGGAGTTGACGGCAGACGATGAAGTGCAg ACCGAGGCGACGCCCGAAGGGGAATCAACAAATTCCACTTCGAAACTGTCTGGAATCCCACAAATTGACTACATCTACGACCCGAACCTGCCTCGGGAGCTGAACGGTTACAACCTATCGGAGTACCCCTTCTACGAGGCAGTACCACCGCCGGAGACCATGGACTTCAAGTGCGATGGTCTACATGATGGGTTCTACGCGTCTGTACCCCACAAATGTCAG GTGTATCATCACTGCCTCTTCGGCACCAGGTATGACTTCCTCTGCGCGAATTACACCGCATTCGATCAGAAGACGTTCATCTGCCACTTCGTGTCTGAAGTGGACTGTAAGAACTCCCCCAATTATTATAACag GAACGAAGCCTTGTACAAAGCGACAACGCAAGCCCCCCCACCCCCACCGCcgactactactactacaactACTACAACGCGACCACCCCGCGCGGGGGGTCGCCGCCGGCCCTATCACAGATACGAGtattatgatgatgattattACGACGCAAGAGATGATTACGATTACgg CAGTAGAAGACGACCACGGCCAGGTAGACCAGGGAAGAGGCGGCCTCATGATGATTATGATGATGACAG GTACGAGAGACGTCCAAGACCTAGAGATGAGCCAGCCGACGAGGATTACGAAGACAGAAGACCATATCACAGACCAGGCAAAAGACCGTACAATGAACAAAGAAGACCGTACGACGACGATGAAGACAGAAGAACATATAGACCTGGCAGTCGAAGGCAAAGACCGAGAGACGAAGACGATGAAAGATACAGAGATGAAGATGAAAGACCTAGAGCAGGACAGAGAGATCAAAAAAGAGAAGACGCTAGACCAAGACCTAACAAGTTTAGGCCTAGAGATGAAATCAAACCTAGGGACGAGATACGACCAAGGGATGAGGTGAAAGCTGATGATAAACCAAGAGAAGAAATCAGGCCGAGAGATGAGAAACGAACCCGGGATGATCCTAGAGATAGGCCTACATTTAGATCTCGCGATGAAGGGAAACCTCGTGATGAGATTCGCCCCAGGGATGAAATTAAACCGAGAGATGAAAGAAGACCTTCTAGGGATGAAACTACAGCTCCTGAAAAGTCTAGTAGGCCAAGAGATGACAGATATCAGTCAAATGAAGGCAGAAGACACAGAGAAGAGAGACCTTATAGGCGTGAAGAACGACCCTATAATGATAGGAATTACGATGAAGATAGAAACGTTGAGGAAAAAAGAGAAGTCCCAACTGCACCTGAAGGCCAAGGTCTAGTCAAACCAAACGGTCACGGAATTTTCAGTAAGCCAAGAATGCCCCCGAAAATAAAGCGGCCAGTGCCGGAGaacgttaaaaataaatacgaataTGTGACTGTTACCACTACTAAAGCTCCACCCAAGGTTGATGATGAATACTATGATGATtatgaagaagaagatacTAGAAGGCCGTCGTCATCAGGGAAATCCAGTTCAGTTCAGCAAAGGCCTAGGGAGCCGATGGAAAAGGAAAAGTTCAAGCCTACAAGACCACACGCTCCGGCGAGCTACAAAGACAGAAGAAATAAGAAGCCTTCGGGCTATGACGATGAATATTACGATACAGAATGGAAAGACCGAAGACCTAGTCCAAAACCTCTGAAATCTCTGCCCGTCAGAGAAGCTATGGacgattattattatgattacgATGATAAAAAggacaatagaaaaataattcccAAAGAAGAAGATGCACCAACGAAAGGTAGACAGATGGTGAGAGTAATTAAACGTCCTTTTTTACCGTCTAGGGGTGGCAGCCCTTACTTGCCTAGGGGCTTACAGCCAGTCGCTGGCAAAGACATGACTGTTCCCCCAAATACCACCCCTAAACCTACCACCACTACTACGACAACAACCACTACTACTACGACTACCACTACTCCTCCACCCCCTCCTCCAACTACTACAACAACCACAACAACAACAACCCAACAATCTACAACTTCACACACAACAGAACCACCAACAACACAACATCTAAAAATTCCAGAAGATGAGTACGAATATTACGATGAAGATGATATAGAATACGAAGGCAAAGACAAGAAAGAGACAACAACACATCTGTCAGCACCAACCACAACCGAGGAAGAAGTCAAAACGAATGAACCCGAAACAACGACAGTTCAACTAACAACGCCTGAAGAACAAGCTAAATCATTAGCAACGAAAGTTTTAAGAGTTTACAATGACAATTACGAAGCTATCAGAGAAAAATTGGAATCAACATTATCGCCGGGAGATTATATCAAACCTTACCTAAATTTCAACGCTCATGTAGCCACAGAAGCACCGGCGAAGCATATTATAGCACCAAAACCAGAAATATCCAAACCTTACACGGCTACAGGAAAACCGGTCATCCCAGAAAACATTTCGATCAAACACAATTTAGCGGATTCCATTGAAAACGAATATGACGTTCGACTAAACGAGGCTATAACACCAAATTTGCCGAACGTCAACATAAGAGTTCCTAGTGGATTCGTACCATCGAATAGGGACTATACTTATTCCAGATTTAGAAATAACTTCGCCCCGGCCGAGCCGCAGTACGCGGCGTCGGAATTATCAAATTATCAGGTTAGGAAGCGTCCACAGGTGTCTGGAGTTAGTCTCAGGACACCTAACTCCTTTTATTTACAGCCTCAGAGAGCGGTGTCTTACGAAGATGGCGCCCAGAGGTATCCAAGACAGCTGGTCTACAGACAGGTTGTAGGTAACTTCTTCTAA
- the LOC106135379 gene encoding fibronectin type III domain-containing protein 1 isoform X2, whose product MLFLLFTGVMLVIASLPSTSAVRATSLIFAKTTSTTASPEELTADDEVQTEATPEGESTNSTSKLSGIPQIDYIYDPNLPRELNGYNLSEYPFYEAVPPPETMDFKCDGLHDGFYASVPHKCQVYHHCLFGTRYDFLCANYTAFDQKTFICHFVSEVDCKNSPNYYNRNEALYKATTQAPPPPPPTTTTTTTTTRPPRAGGRRRPYHRYEYYDDDYYDARDDYDYGSRRRPRPGRPGKRRPHDDYDDDRYERRPRPRDEPADEDYEDRRPYHRPGKRPYNEQRRPYDDDEDRRTYRPGSRRQRPRDEDDERYRDEDERPRAGQRDQKREDARPRPNKFRPRDEIKPRDEIRPRDEVKADDKPREEIRPRDEKRTRDDPRDRPTFRSRDEGKPRDEIRPRDEIKPRDERRPSRDETTAPEKSSRPRDDRYQSNEGRRHREERPYRREERPYNDRNYDEDRNVEEKREVPTAPEGQGLVKPNGHGIFSKPRMPPKIKRPVPENVKNKYEYVTVTTTKAPPKVDDEYYDDYEEEDTRRPSSSGKSSSVQQRPREPMEKEKFKPTRPHAPASYKDRRNKKPSGYDDEYYDTEWKDRRPSPKPLKSLPVREAMDDYYYDYDDKKDNRKIIPKEEDAPTKGRQMVRVIKRPFLPSRGGSPYLPRGLQPVAGKDMTVPPNTTPKPTTTTTTTTTTTTTTTTPPPPPPTTTTTTTTTTQQSTTSHTTEPPTTQHLKIPEDEYEYYDEDDIEYEGKDKKETTTHLSAPTTTEEEVKTNEPETTTVQLTTPEEQAKSLATKVLRVYNDNYEAIREKLESTLSPGDYIKPYLNFNAHVATEAPAKHIIAPKPEISKPYTATGKPVIPENISIKHNLADSIENEYDVRLNEAITPNLPNVNIRVPSGFVPSNRDYTYSRFRNNFAPAEPQYAASELSNYQVRKRPQVSGVSLRTPNSFYLQPQRAVSYEDGAQRYPRQLVYRQVVGNFF is encoded by the exons ATGTTGTTTCTTTTGTTCACAG GTGTAATGTTGGTCATCGCGTCTCTTCCATCCACTTCAGCAGTCCGAGCTACGTCATTGATCTTCGCGAAGACCACCAGCACGACCGCGTCTCCTGAGGAGTTGACGGCAGACGATGAAGTGCAg ACCGAGGCGACGCCCGAAGGGGAATCAACAAATTCCACTTCGAAACTGTCTGGAATCCCACAAATTGACTACATCTACGACCCGAACCTGCCTCGGGAGCTGAACGGTTACAACCTATCGGAGTACCCCTTCTACGAGGCAGTACCACCGCCGGAGACCATGGACTTCAAGTGCGATGGTCTACATGATGGGTTCTACGCGTCTGTACCCCACAAATGTCAG GTGTATCATCACTGCCTCTTCGGCACCAGGTATGACTTCCTCTGCGCGAATTACACCGCATTCGATCAGAAGACGTTCATCTGCCACTTCGTGTCTGAAGTGGACTGTAAGAACTCCCCCAATTATTATAACag GAACGAAGCCTTGTACAAAGCGACAACGCAAGCCCCCCCACCCCCACCGCcgactactactactacaactACTACAACGCGACCACCCCGCGCGGGGGGTCGCCGCCGGCCCTATCACAGATACGAGtattatgatgatgattattACGACGCAAGAGATGATTACGATTACgg CAGTAGAAGACGACCACGGCCAGGTAGACCAGGGAAGAGGCGGCCTCATGATGATTATGATGATGACAG GTACGAGAGACGTCCAAGACCTAGAGATGAGCCAGCCGACGAGGATTACGAAGACAGAAGACCATATCACAGACCAGGCAAAAGACCGTACAATGAACAAAGAAGACCGTACGACGACGATGAAGACAGAAGAACATATAGACCTGGCAGTCGAAGGCAAAGACCGAGAGACGAAGACGATGAAAGATACAGAGATGAAGATGAAAGACCTAGAGCAGGACAGAGAGATCAAAAAAGAGAAGACGCTAGACCAAGACCTAACAAGTTTAGGCCTAGAGATGAAATCAAACCTAGGGACGAGATACGACCAAGGGATGAGGTGAAAGCTGATGATAAACCAAGAGAAGAAATCAGGCCGAGAGATGAGAAACGAACCCGGGATGATCCTAGAGATAGGCCTACATTTAGATCTCGCGATGAAGGGAAACCTCGTGATGAGATTCGCCCCAGGGATGAAATTAAACCGAGAGATGAAAGAAGACCTTCTAGGGATGAAACTACAGCTCCTGAAAAGTCTAGTAGGCCAAGAGATGACAGATATCAGTCAAATGAAGGCAGAAGACACAGAGAAGAGAGACCTTATAGGCGTGAAGAACGACCCTATAATGATAGGAATTACGATGAAGATAGAAACGTTGAGGAAAAAAGAGAAGTCCCAACTGCACCTGAAGGCCAAGGTCTAGTCAAACCAAACGGTCACGGAATTTTCAGTAAGCCAAGAATGCCCCCGAAAATAAAGCGGCCAGTGCCGGAGaacgttaaaaataaatacgaataTGTGACTGTTACCACTACTAAAGCTCCACCCAAGGTTGATGATGAATACTATGATGATtatgaagaagaagatacTAGAAGGCCGTCGTCATCAGGGAAATCCAGTTCAGTTCAGCAAAGGCCTAGGGAGCCGATGGAAAAGGAAAAGTTCAAGCCTACAAGACCACACGCTCCGGCGAGCTACAAAGACAGAAGAAATAAGAAGCCTTCGGGCTATGACGATGAATATTACGATACAGAATGGAAAGACCGAAGACCTAGTCCAAAACCTCTGAAATCTCTGCCCGTCAGAGAAGCTATGGacgattattattatgattacgATGATAAAAAggacaatagaaaaataattcccAAAGAAGAAGATGCACCAACGAAAGGTAGACAGATGGTGAGAGTAATTAAACGTCCTTTTTTACCGTCTAGGGGTGGCAGCCCTTACTTGCCTAGGGGCTTACAGCCAGTCGCTGGCAAAGACATGACTGTTCCCCCAAATACCACCCCTAAACCTACCACCACTACTACGACAACAACCACTACTACTACGACTACCACTACTCCTCCACCCCCTCCTCCAACTACTACAACAACCACAACAACAACAACCCAACAATCTACAACTTCACACACAACAGAACCACCAACAACACAACATCTAAAAATTCCAGAAGATGAGTACGAATATTACGATGAAGATGATATAGAATACGAAGGCAAAGACAAGAAAGAGACAACAACACATCTGTCAGCACCAACCACAACCGAGGAAGAAGTCAAAACGAATGAACCCGAAACAACGACAGTTCAACTAACAACGCCTGAAGAACAAGCTAAATCATTAGCAACGAAAGTTTTAAGAGTTTACAATGACAATTACGAAGCTATCAGAGAAAAATTGGAATCAACATTATCGCCGGGAGATTATATCAAACCTTACCTAAATTTCAACGCTCATGTAGCCACAGAAGCACCGGCGAAGCATATTATAGCACCAAAACCAGAAATATCCAAACCTTACACGGCTACAGGAAAACCGGTCATCCCAGAAAACATTTCGATCAAACACAATTTAGCGGATTCCATTGAAAACGAATATGACGTTCGACTAAACGAGGCTATAACACCAAATTTGCCGAACGTCAACATAAGAGTTCCTAGTGGATTCGTACCATCGAATAGGGACTATACTTATTCCAGATTTAGAAATAACTTCGCCCCGGCCGAGCCGCAGTACGCGGCGTCGGAATTATCAAATTATCAGGTTAGGAAGCGTCCACAGGTGTCTGGAGTTAGTCTCAGGACACCTAACTCCTTTTATTTACAGCCTCAGAGAGCGGTGTCTTACGAAGATGGCGCCCAGAGGTATCCAAGACAGCTGGTCTACAGACAGGTTGTAGGTAACTTCTTCTAA